A portion of the Pseudorasbora parva isolate DD20220531a chromosome 1, ASM2467924v1, whole genome shotgun sequence genome contains these proteins:
- the LOC137078729 gene encoding amino acid transporter heavy chain SLC3A2-like has translation MNKDDDMKDVELNEMDQEKQPMTGETPTGTEKNGSVKVKVPEDTEVKFTGLSKEELMKVAGTTGWVRTRWALLVLFWLGWVGMLAGAIVIIVQAPRCKPIPEMNWWNEGLLYQISDVGAFSDDGLKGVEDKLDYLSQMKVKGLVLGPIHTVQKDHFSTLELTSINPEFGSESQLISLLDRAHRKGMSIVLDLTPNYEGVSAWFNNAATVAERLREACVYWLSKGVDGILLSQLRDVVNTDAWQSIQGIFNQTDGTKKTALMGSVTGLSVDDVSLLLNRSGVDLLLTGLLDPAVPGVTQAQVIQKLYSAHLQTSLGWSLSGRTLGSLASRSPAVPLRLFHTLLFTLPGTPVFSAGDEVGLKTGEKLNTMWDLESKAEDANATAKTVQEERTAVRNFFKALSDMKGKERSLLHGEYFSLSSSPTSLAFLRLWDQSERFLVALNWGNDSVTMKLTNSDLPAEARVRATTDEEKLAVDRKVSLEKLELGPKQAVLLSYPYAG, from the exons ATGAATAAAGACGACGACATGAAGGACGTCGAACTGAACGAGATGGATCAGGAAAAGCAACCGATGACCGGAGAAACTCCGACAGGCACAGAAAAAAACGGCAGCGTAAAAGTCAAAGTGCCCGAGGACACGGAGGTCAAATTTACGGGCCTCTCCAAAGAGGAGTTAATGAAAGTCGCCGGTACAACTGg GTGGGTTCGGACTCGTTGGGCCTTGCTGGTTCTGTTCTGGCTCGGCTGGGTTGGCATGTTGGCTGGAGCAATAGTGATCATAGTACAGGCTCCACGCTGTAAACCAATTCCAGAGATGAACTGGTGGAACGAAGGTCTTCTGTATCAGATATCTGACGTCGGCGCTTTTTCTGATGATGGACTGAAAG GAGTGGAGGACAAGCTGGACTATCTGAGCCAGATGAAGGTGAAGGGGCTTGTTTTGGGTCCGATACACACAGTGCAAAAAGACCATTTTAGCACACTGGAGCTAACTTCCATTAACCCTGAATTTGGCTCTGAAAGCCAGCTGATTTCTCTGTTGGACCGAGCACATAGAAAAG GAATGTCCATAGTGCTGGATCTAACACCCAATTATGAAGGAGTTTCAGCCTGGTTCAACAATGCTGCTACTGTTGCTGAGCGACTCAGA GAAGCATGCGTGTACTGGCTCAGTAAGGGGGTGGATGGCATCTTATTGTCTCAACTGAGGGACGTCGTAAACACAGATGCCTGGCAGTCTATTCAAGGCATATTCAACCAAACTGACGGCACCAAAAAAAC agctCTGATGGGCTCAGTCACCGGCCTCTCTGTGGATGATGTCTCTCTCCTGCTGAACCGCTCAGGTGTCGACCTGCTCCTGACGGGACTGCTTGATCCGGCCGTGCCCGGCGTAACACAGGCCCAGGTGATACAGAAGCTGTACTCAGCTCACCTGCAGACGAGTCTGGGCTGGAGTCTGAGCGGACGGACTCTGGGCTCTCTGGCTTCCCGATCTCCAGCTGTGCCGCTGAGGCTCTTTCACACACTGCTGTTCACCCTGCCCGGCACACCGGTGTTCAGCGCTGGAGATGAGGTCGGACTGAAGACGGGG GAGAAACTTAACACGATGTGGGACTTGGAAAGTAAAGCAGAAGATGCCAATGCAACGGCAAAG ACTGTACAGGAAGAGCGTACCGCAGTGCGTAACTTCTTTAAAGCACTCAGTGATATGAAAGGAAAAGAGCGATCGCTTCTGCACGGAGAATATTTCAGCCTTTCCAGTTCCCCCACTTCATTAGCATTTCTCCGCCTATGGGACCAGAGCGAACGCTTTCTGGTCGCCTTAAACTGGGGAAATGACTCAGTCACCATGAAGCTTACTAACAGCGACCTGCCGGCCGAGGCTCGGGTCCGCGCCACCACAGATGAAGAAAAACTAGCCGTGGATCGCAAGGTGTCACTAGAGAAGTTAGAGCTTGGGCCCAAACAGGCTGTTCTGTTGTCTTATCCTTACGCTGGTtag